The following coding sequences lie in one Miscanthus floridulus cultivar M001 chromosome 9, ASM1932011v1, whole genome shotgun sequence genomic window:
- the LOC136479922 gene encoding uncharacterized protein, producing the protein MADRGWMYSGWKRGRPTNEWVEKTNEFLDRAYSIPELVESDTIKCPCAMCRNYFRHKRPKIELHLCHNGYKENYQTWTSHGERRENHEHVIGLEVQPEGFGETDRMDDMLVDLAGGHPPLDEETPTGFAEAFYRMAVSADERVHDQTLHSRLSTVARLLAIKSQYNLSVACYDNYVGLVHELLPPNSKIPQDFYRSKKLLEGLGMQYHKIDVCEKNCMLYYKDNKNKDTCDICGTSRYKDGSNKVPRKVLRYLPITDRLQRLYAHEGTAKLMRSHKEDHVARSTKMLHPCHGKAWKQFDDDFPDFAEDARNVRLGFATDGFTPYKLNAASYSCWPVFWVPYNLPPGVCMKPEYIFLAMVIPGPEHPGNKLSVLLQPMIDELLNLWAGVKTYDASVKRHFTMRASYLWSIHDFPAYGMFAGWSTHGIFACPQCMCEGNAYRLKKGLKATWFDCHRRFLPIDHPFRNEANAFRKGKM; encoded by the exons ATGGCAGATCGTGGCTGGATGTATAGTGGTTGGAAGCGTGGTAGGCCAACGAATGAATGGGTTGAGAAAACAAATGAGTTTTTGGATCGTGCCTACTCAATCCCTGAATTAGTTGAGTCTGATACAATTAAGTGCCCTTGTGCCATGTGTCGGAATTATTTCAGGCATAAAAGGCCTAAGATAGAGTTGCATTTGTGCCACAATGGGTACAAAGAAAATTACCAAACTTGGACATCACATGGAGAGAGGCGGGAAAACCATGAACATGTGATTGGTTTAGAGGTACAGCCTGAGGGATTTGGTGAGACGGATCGAAtggatgatatgcttgttgactTAGCTGGTGGGCACCCACCATTAGATGAGGAAACACCAACTGGTTTTGCTGAAGCTTTCTATAGAATGGCTGTTAGTGCAGATGAGCGAGTACATGACCAAACCTTGCACTCTAGGCTCTCTACTGTTGCTCGTCTATTGGCCATTAAATCACAGTACAATCTGTCAGTAGCATGTTATGATAATTATGTGGGCCTTGTGCATGAACTCCTTCCCCCTAATTCTAAGATCCCCCAAGATTTCTATCGTTCCAAAAAACTGCTAGAGGGCCTTGGCATGCAATACCATAAAATTGATGTTTGTGAAAAAAATTGTATGCTATACTACAAAGATAACAAGAATAAGGATACGTGTGACATATGTGGTACCTCCCGCTATAAGGATGGATCAAACAAGGTTCCACGTAAAGTGTTGCGCTACCTGCCTATTACAGATAGGTTACAAAGATTATATGCACATGAGGGCACAGCAAAACTAATGCGTTCACACAAAGAAGATCATGTCGCAAGGTCTACAAAAATGTTGCATCCATGCCATGGCAAGGCATGGAAGCAATTTGATGATGATTTCCCAGATTTTGCAGAAGATGCTAGGAACGTAAGACTTGGGTTTGCAACTGATGGATTCACACCATATAAATTGAATGCAGCTTCTTACTCTTGTTGGCCAGTTTTTTGGGTTCCCTATAATCTTCCTCCTGGTGTTTGCATGAAGCCTGAGTACATATTCCTTGCTATGGTCATCCCTGGACCAGAACATCCTGGAAACAAACTAAGTGTATTGCTACAACCTATGATAGATGAATTGCTAAATTTATGGGCTGGGGTAAAAACATATGATGCTTCGGTGAAGCGACACTTTACTATgagagcatcatacttatggtcAATACATGATTTTCCAGCATATGGCATGTTTGCTGGATGGAGCACCCATGGGATTTTTGCATGTCCACAATGCATGTGTGAGGGCAATGCATATCGATTAAAGAAAGGCCTTAAGGCTACATGGTTTGACTGCCATAGGCGGTTTCTTCCTATAGATCATCCCTTTCGAAACGAAGCAAATGCGTTTCGCAAGGGCAAG ATGTGA
- the LOC136479921 gene encoding uncharacterized protein, which translates to MHNEKNVAEAIWNTCFDIKDKTKDNVKARQDIELLCDRPSLHLYKRNGKWQRPRAPYCIDKDDKIKILNWFQELKFPDGVRSEKYESKRAGLATTNSGVCVTCTDDNGNALEYFGVIEDIIKISWEGREQLDLVLFYCRWFDPTSRGVKRTENLGLVEVKHSSRLQNFEPFVLASQVTQVYYLSYASDDPSLKDWWVVYHVAPRDRLPPIDINNDSIETEGPTNDISFFQEDGLEGTFVIDLGDIELIDTLASDEITDPKELEQLEKQTVAPEQEEILESDEEGDEDDAESYDEDCYEEEDF; encoded by the exons ATGCATAATGAAAAAAATGTGGCTGAAGCTATTTGGAACACATGTTTTGATATTAAAGATAAGACTAAAGATAATGTGAAAGCTAGACAAGACATAGAGCTGCTTTGTGACCGTCCATCTCTTCATTTGTATAAAAGGAATGGGAAGTGGCAGAGACCAAGGGCCCCATACTGTATAGATAAGGATGATAAGATCAAAATTCTAAATTGGTTCCAAGAACTCAAGTTTCCAGATGG GGTTCGGTCTGAGAAGTATGAGAGTAAGCGGGCAGGATTGGCTACAACCAATAGTGGTGTTTGTGTGACGTGTACTGATGACAATGGAAATGCTCTTGAGTACTTTGGTGTTATTGAAGACATCATTAAAATTTCATGGGAAGGCAGGGAACAACTTGATCTAGTTTTATTTTATTGCCGCTGGTTTGATCCGACTTCTAGGGGTGTTAAGCGAACTGAAAATCTTGGTCTGGTGGAAGTGAAGCATAGCTCTAGGCTTCAAAATTTTGAACCGTTTGTGTTGGCAAGTCAAGTTACACAGGTTTATTATCTATCATATGCTAGTGACGACCCTAGTTTAAAAGACTGGTGGGTAGTGTACCATGTGGCACCAAGAGATCGTTTGCCTCCAATCGACATCAACAATGATTCCATTGAAACTGAAGGGCCAACAAATGACATCTCATTTTTCCAAGaggatggattggaaggcacATTTGTGATCGATCTAGGTGACATTGAATTGATTGACACATTAGCCTCAGATGAAATAACTGATCCAAAAGAATTGGAACAGCTAGAGAAGCAAACTGTTGCTCCAGAGCAGGAAGAGATATTAGAAAGTGATGAAGAAGGCGACGAAGATGATGCTGAATCCTATGATGAAGACTGCTACGAAGAAGAGGATTTCTAA